The stretch of DNA AAGCGTCAAGGGCAAACAGCCCAAACCTAGACAGCCAAATCAAGTGAGTCCTGATTTGTGTGTACTATAAGACACAGAAATCAGGACTGTAAAGACCGCTTTTTGTGGACTGACGGTATACAATTGAAGGAAATGGAGGGACAACCATGTACCAAAATAAACTGTTAGATGCCTATAAAGAGGCTCAAAACTACGTACAAGATAAGCAGATTGCTCATGACTTAGCGTTAAGTCGTCAGAAGATAAGTGCAATTAGAAGCGGAGCTCGCTATCTAACTGAAACTGAAGCACTTTTTATTGCTGAAAGGATTGGTTTGTCTGAAGAAGAAGTCTTAGTGTACTTAGCCGCTGACCGCAGCAAAAATCATAAGGCTCAGGTGGCTTGGCAGAACATCGCAAAAAAGTTTAACGGGCTTAATATGTCAGGTGTATCAATGGCTTGTGGTGGTTTGGCGTTATGGATGGTGCCTACTCAAGAAGCCCTAGCTCAGTGCGTATTATGTACGTTATGTTAAATTGATTTTGGTGTTTATAAGGCAGGTATCTTTGTGTGATGCCCTGCCTTTATTTGGTGTCGTTATTCTCTGATTTATACTGTGTATTTAACCATATTAGCTATTTACCATAAAATACCTAATAACCAGTGATAATAATCTTCGATTTTACCCCTGGCATTAGTTAGAGCTTAACCGCCAGCAAATTTAACTTTGTAGCCTTTCTTTTCAAGATGCGCTTTGAGCTTGTCACGAGCGTCGCCTTGAATCTCGATGTTGCCATCTTTTACTGAGCCGCCGCAGCCACACACTTTTTTGAGTTCCGCTGCCATTAGTTTTAATGGTGCGTCATCTAGGTCTAAGCCCGTTACGATAGAAACGCCTTTGCCTTTACGGCCTTTGGTTTCTTTTTGGATTCGAACGATACCATCGCCTTTAGGACGTTGGACTTTCTCTTCTTCAGGTTTAATGCGACCTGTTTCTGTTGAATATACTAGGCTCATAAATTACTTCTTTTGTTGCTCTGCTTTTTGTTTTGCGAGTAAGTAAGCTTCTATATGACGTTGGATTGCAATCTTGCCGCCTTTGATAAGACGCCCGTTAAACATGCAATACCACGCGTTAGGCTCACCGGTGTCATTTTTGATCTGATAGCCGTTGAAGTTTTCAGTTAGGCCACCAGTTCCTCTCGACTTATTTAATGCAGTGAACTCTTTAGGGTCAATAATAGACGCCGTGTCAATCCACCAATCAATACTCTTCTTCACGGCAGCTAGGTTGCCCTGAATAACATTGTTTTTTAACTTAGCACGCCAAATGGTGTTATTCGCATCCATCGATTGCAGATGGACGCTACGGTAAATTGAATTAGCCATATCTATTAATCATCTTTTTGTTTTCACTGTATTAATCATAAGTATACTTATAATGATATCAAGCATAATATGGTAAAAACACCTGTCGAGGTACGGTAATTTGCGAAAAAAAGTCCCTATTTTAACCGACTCTGTGACAATTAATTCATTTGTTGAAAAATTGAACAGGCACGCGACAATTGAAATTATAGATGAGTTAACAGGATATCAGTACTCTCGTAACTCACTGCTGGGTATCTACAGTGATTGGAATCGCTACCATGCGTTCTGTACTAAAAACCGTATCAACACACTCCCAGCCTCTATTACTGCTGTTCGTCGTTTTCTTGAGACGGAATCCAGTGACAGAAAATACGCATCTTTAAAACGTTACACTGCAACGCTTAGCTTGTTGCATACTGTGTTGAGCTTTGCCAACCCAATCAAGCATAGACAAGTTCGTTTTGCCCTGCTCCACTTGCAAGCTCAAATGGCCGGCGACGCTAAGCAAACCAATGCCATGACATCTACACACCTCGCTGAGTTAAACACGTTACTTTCAAATGAGAAATCGAGCTTAAAAGAGATCAGAGATATCGCCATTTATAATGTGATGTTTGAGTGTGCTTTAAAACGGTCAGAACTTAAGGCGTTATCAATGGGTAATGTCGAGTGCGTTGAAAACGATTACCAGATTACAATAAAAGATTCAGTGTATCGGCTGTCGCAAGTAGCAAGTGCTGCACTTCAGCGTTGGTTTGCGTTTACTGGGACACAAGACGAGTTACCCGTGTTTCGTGCTATAGACAAGCATGAGAACATTAGTCTGCAACCTTTAGATGATTCGTCGATCTATAGGATATTAAGAAGTGCAAGCGACTTACTTCAACTCGCAGAAAACCACCATTTTTCAGGGAATTCGATTCGTGTGGGTGCCGCACAAGAGTTGTCAAAACAAGGTCTTAAGGTGAGGGAGATTCAGGATTTTGGTCGTTGGCTCAGCCCTGCAATGCCTGCGCAATATGTGGGTTATTCGGGGACGGCTGAGAGTGAGAAGATGAAGTTTAAAACACTAGTGCCTTGGCAATAAGCTCAAGGCACTATTATGTTCTTTAGCCAGTGGTGTAAGACTCGCTAAGATATTTTGGAACAACTAAGAAATGCTTGTTCTCACACAGTTCTCTAGGAACTGGCTGAATTTGTGGCCATCATGTTCAACCATTTTAGGGAACATGGAAATTGGTGTCATACCTGGGAAGGTGTTGACTTCATTCAGGTAGATCTCGTTGTCTTGTGTTAAGAAGAAATCGATACGAGACAAGTGACGAAGCTTCATTTGGGTGAATACTTTACGAGCACTGTCTGCAATTAACTCTAGTTGTTCATCTGTTAAGTTATTTGCTTCAACTTCGGTAATTGAGTGGCTGTCTGAGCTGTATTTCTCTTCGTAAGAGTAAAATGCGCCATTAGGTGCAATCACCTCACCCGGTTTGCTGATGTGTAGCTCACCATCGATTTCATAAGCGGCAACTTCTAGCTCTCTAGGCACAACTGATTTCTCAACCAGCACTTGATCAGAGAAGGTAAACGCCTTATTGATCGCTTCGCTTAAGTCTTCCACTTGGTTAACTTGGTAACAACCTACAGAAGAACCTTGACGAGCCGCCTTCACGAACACTTTACCCCAATTTTCAAAAGCTTGAGTCGCTTGTGAATGAGCTTGGTCGTTGTTGTCTGATAAAAACAAATACGGCGTGTTTGGGATGCCAAGTGCATCGTACCAAAGCTTTGAAGTGATTTTGTTGAAGCTGTTGTTGCTCGCTTCAGAACCACAACCTAAGTACGGAATCTTAGCCATTTCAAATAATGATTGAATGTCACCTGTTTCACCCGGGAAGCCGTGAATACAAGGCGCAATGAAATCGACTTTAGACTCTAGGTTGTCGCCACGTAAGGTTTGATTATTGATATCTAGATAAACCAATTCACCTGAATCAAGACACCAGCCTTCGTTTTTAATTTCAACTCTGACAACGTTAAAATCTGCAACGCTATTCAGTTGTTCAAAAAGGTAATTGGCTGAAACTAAAGAGACTTCATGCTCTGAAGATCCACCGCCACAAAGTAGAAGGATGTTAATGGTGTTCATGGGTAAATTCGGTCCTTGAAACTAGGAATACTGACTTCAATGATAAACAAAAGTCGAAATAGGTACAGTGTTTTGAACGTTAAAATTGTGTTCGAAAGAACGAGCGATTAACTATTAAACAAAACTGCTGGTCTTAAAACAAAAGAAGGAGCATTTGCTCCCTCTTTCTGAATTAAAACTTAGTTCAACTTGTTAAGCGTTGGGTATTCAGAGTTCTTGATGTCATCAATACTCTTAACAAACGGCTTCAAGTTTTGGAAAGTGGTTGGCAGCGTTGAGATTGCCTTTTTAGCTTCTAAGCGTGTTGCGTAATCACCGTAAAGTACGGTGAACCACTTAGTGCCGTTAACCATTTTGTAGTTTTCCCAAACTGGTTGAGAAGTCGTAGGTAGCATTTTCACGAAAGAATCGACTTTACTCTGGCTGCCAACAGCAACAACTTGAACCGTGTAACCAAAACGCTGGTTCATATCTTGTTGTTTCTTCGTTGGGCCTGTCACTACTGCAACTGGCTTAGCTTTAGTCGTTTGAGTGACTTTCTGCTCAACAGGTTCGGTTCTGATCACGTTGACAACGTTTTCTTCAACAACGCCTGTTTGCTCAGATTGAGATACAACTGGAGCTTCAACTTTTGCCGTTTTGTACTCTTCTTGATAACTATCTGAAGTTACATTTGTAACGTAGTCGTCAGATACACATGCAGCCAAGAGCAGTGGCAAAGTCACAATTGCAAATTTTTTCATGGAAAGCTCTATATCCTTAATAATAATTACTATAAATCATGCCGATACGTCGGTTTAGAATCAAGTTAACTTTGAGATTATACACCATTAGTGGGTGACCTATTTCACAAACTTTATGCAGTGTTTGCTTATTCATCTGAATTCGGTGAATTTGCCATCAACCCGCGAGTGAAAAGTAAGTTACGATGAACTTACGTGCATTGCTAGGATATGTCTATGAATCATCTTGATCCCCTCCTTAAACCCCGTTCAATCGCTGTTGTTGGTGCTTCTCAACGAGAAACGCGCGCGGGATATATCGTCATGAACAATTTGTTGCACGGGGATTTTAAAGGTGCGGTGATGCCCGTTACGCCAAAATATGACTCGGTGGCAGGCGTACTCTCATACAAGAACATTTTGTCACTGCCTATCGTGCCTGACCTTGCGATTCTCTGTACCAATGCGACCCGTAATGTGGCCATTTTTGAAGAGCTGGCCGAGAAAGGCATAGCCTCTGTCATTGTGCTTTCTTCCGACATGCAGCAACAAAGCGATAATGGCGAAACGTATGATGCACGATGCCTAGCGATTGCTAAAAAACACAACATTCGGGTGCTTGGCTCCAATAGCTTGGGGATTATTGTCCCTTGGTTAAATTTGAATGCCTCTTTTTCTCCGGTAACTGCGCTGCCAGGTAAAATCGCCTTTGTTTCTCAGTCGGCTGCAGTGTGTACCACGATTCTCGATTGGGCGAACGACAAAGAGATTGGCTTCTCAGCGTTTATCTCGATAGGCAATGGCAGTGACATTGAATTCTCGGAACTCTTGGATTATCTGAGCACCGATTCTCACACCGAAGCGATATTGCTTTATGTCGATAGCATTACTGATGCGAGGCGCTTTATCTCTGCAGCGCGTGCAGCGTCACGCAACCGACGAATTCTAGTGCTCAAAGGCGGACGAACAGCGAAAGGCCGAGCAGCGGCCATGGCACATACTGGTGGTGCCGATACCTTAGACATTATCTATGACTCTGCGATCCGACGCAGCGGTATGTTGCGAGTTAAGAACTTACATGAACTGTTTGCTGCGGTAGAGACACTGACTCATTCAGTGCCCTTGCGTGGCGAGCGCTTGGCTATTGTTACCAATGGTGGCGGCCCTGCAATTATGGCCGTGGACACCCTATTTGACCGCGGCGGTAAGCTCGCAGAGTTATCTGAAGATACGCTCGATAAACTCAGTAAGGTTTTGCCATCGAGTTGGTCTCATAGCAACCCTATCGACATTGTTGGCGATGCCGGCGATCAACGCTATATCGACACCATAAACATCTTGCTCGATGGCGATGAAGCGGATGCCATTCTTATCATGCACAGCCCTTCTGCGGTCGCACATTCAGCCAAAACAGCAGAGCGAATTATTGAGGCGATTAAAAAGCATCCTCGCCACAAGCGCTTTAATATCTTAACGAATTGGTCTGGTGAGTTAACCGCAAGGCCAGCGAGAAAGCTGTTTACGGAAGCGGGTTTCCCAACCTATCGAACGCCTGAAAGTTCAGTGGTCGCATTCATGCACTTGGTCGAGTACAGACGCAACCAACGTCAGTTAATGGAAACGCCGACCACGGCAGAAAAAGTGCACATTGAAGACTTGGCAGATGCAAAAAATTGGATAGAACGTCAACTACTGGATAAAGAAACAGTTAGTCTTGATACCCATCAAAACAGTCAGTTTTTCAAGCACTTCAATCTTGATGTGTTGCCGACTTGGATTGCTTCCGACCCAAGTGAAGCGGTGCACATTGCTGAAACGATCGGTTACCCGGTCGCCGTAAAACTTCGCTCGCCAGACATTGCGCATAAGTCGGACGTTCAAGGTGTGATGCTCAATTTACGAAACAGTAGTGAAGTCGCGAATGCCGCTCAGGCAATTCTCGATCGCTCTCAATTGTCGTTCCCCACCGCTCATATCCATGGCTTGTTGATTCAAGGTATGGCTAAACTTGCAGGTGGCCAAGAACTGCGAGTTAAGGTTACAACGGACGAAACCTTTGGCCCTATCATTTTACTTGGCCAAGGTGGCTCTGAGTGGGATGAATCGATTGATGCCGCGGCTGCTTTCCCACCGCTTAACATGACACTGGCGCGTTACTTGATCATTAGGGCGATAAAAAGTGGCAAGATTCGCCTGCAAAAACTGCCTAACCCGATCGACATTGAAGGGCTCTCTGAGTTGCTGGTTCGTATATCGCAAATGGTAGTGGATTGCCCTGAAATACATGATTTGGATATCCACCCAGTACTAGCCAATGGTGACAAGTTCACGATATTAGATGCCGATATCATCTTGAAAGCGTACGAAGGCGATCCACAAGAACGTCTTGCGATTCGCCCTTATCCGGTCGAGCTTGAAGAGAATATCGTACTCAAGGACGGCACCGAAGTGTTGCTACGCCCTATTCTTCCTGAAGATGAACCGCTTCATGCTGACTTTATTAATCGCGTATCTAAAGAGGATCTGTATAAGCGTTTCTTTAGTGATGTTGGTGAATTCAATCATGAGGCGTTGGCGAACTTTACTCAGATTGATTTTGATAGAGAAATCGCGTTTGTGGTGGTTCGTAAGGAACAAGGTGTGCCTGCGATTATTGGTGTATCGAGAGCGCTAATTAACCCAGAGAACACCGATGCCGAGTTCGCGATTCTGATACGTTCCGATCTGAAAGGTGTCGGCTTAGGTCGTATTCTTATGACTAAGGTTATTGATTACTGCCGTGCGAAGCAGACTAAACAGATGTCGGGCATGACGATGCCAACGAATAGAGGGATGCTGACACTAGCTCAAAAGCTCGGCTTCGAGCTAGATATCAGTTTTGAAGATGGTACTGCAGATATGGTGTTACCGTTACTTTAACGCCCATGTCTTTTTAAGATGTTGGATACACCAAGACTTGGCGTCGCCCATTTTGTTGCGTCGCCAAGCCATGACGATATCGATCGGCTGTGGTTCTGTACCCGAAATCTGCTGTAGAACGCCAGATTCAATCAGCGGCTTAGCAATACTACTCGGCAAGGTGCCAATCCCTAATCCAGTTGTTAGAGCCTCCACCTTTGCAGGGAAGCTTGTTACGGTTAAACGAGGTTGTTTCTCTAGAATGTTGCGACTTAACGCTGGTTGATCGCGTGCAGTATCCGCAATTGCAATAACCCTGTAACTTTCCCTCGCTTTTTGATCGAAATCGCCAGAGCGCTTATGCACGTAGTGGTTTGTTGCAGCGACCCATACCATTTCCATCTTACCAATGATGTCACTTTTCATATCGTTTGGAATCGTGTCGAGCTTGGGACATACCAATAGATCGGCTCGGCCATCTGTCAGGGATTCCCAACATCCGGCTAAGATCTCTTCTTGTAAGCGAACACGTGTTTTGCTGATTTTCCCTAGTTCGTCGACCAACGGGAAGAAATTGGCAATAGGAATGATGCCATCAAAGGCAATGGTTAAATCTAGCTCCCAGCCATTAGCAAGAATACTCGCATCGTTAACGAGTTGTTCAGTGGCACCAAGAATGATTCTACCTTGCTCTAATATTAACTGCCCCGCTTCCGTGAAATTTGCACGGTGGCCTGAGCGATCAAAAATCATGATATCTAAGTCTTGCTCTAACTTCTGGATTTGATAACTCAATGAAGAAGGCGCTCGGTCCAGTTCATTCGCTGCAGCTGCGAAACTCCCACGACGATCAATGGCATCTAATATGTGTAATGCTTCAAGTGTTATTGGACTATGCATAGCTTTCCTATTTTATAAATGAGACTTGAATCACAAAAACAGAAGCATTCAGGCTATGAATGGAACTGTAAAAGTCTTTTTAATACAGATATTTAAGATTGTTAATTATGAATTAGTTGATAATATTGAAAATTATTTAAATGCAAATAATAGTAATTATCATTTAGATCCAATATTATCTTTCGCAAATCAAGATAATACTATGGAACTAAGGTAACTATCAGATGTATAAGCAATCCCTACTCTCTGCTTCAATCGTTTTAGCGCTTTCATCAACATCAGCCTTTGCTGACGATTATGCCCTATTTGATGAGGTTGTTGTATCTTCGACTCGTACTAATCAACAACTTGAAGATGTTGCTGCATCGGTAACTGTGATTAACGATAAAGATATCGAAAAAAACATGGTAACGGATGTAAACGATTTATTTAAGTACACACCAGGTGTCACCGTCACTACGAATTCTCGTCAGGGGATTCAAGGTATTAATATTCGTGGTATGGAAGGTAACCGAGTAAAGGTTATCGTTGATGGAGTATCACAAACTAGCCAATTTACCCCGAGTGGTACTCAGTCATATAACTTCATCAACTCTTCGCGCGTTGATATTGATACGGACATGTTGAAGTCTGTAGAGATAGTTAAAGGTGCGGCTTCTTCTCTTTACGGTTCAGACGCTATTGGTGGTATTGCTGCGTTTGAAACAAAAGACCCAAGTGACTTTTTAAAAGGCAAAGATTTCGGGGGGCACGCGAAGTTCAACTACTCTTCATCTGATAACACATTTAGCGAATCTGTTGCCTTAGCGAATCGTATTGGAGATCTTGAAACGCTAGTTGCTTATACTCGCAGGGATGGTGAGCAAACTGAAAACTTCGGTACACCTAATGAGCAAGACACTCAAAACAACAACTTACTGGTTAAGCTTCAATATCAATTAAATGAACAACATCGTTTAGAATTCTCAGGTAATTTTATCGAGAATTCAGGTGATACCGATTTAAATAGCTCAAGCTACACCGGTTACACTGGCGAAGATTCGACTAGTCAACAACAAATTGGTATCAAACATATTTGGGATGCTAACTTAGCGTTTGCCGACACCGTGACTTGGCAAGCTGACTGGTTGAGCAAAGAAGAAAATGGCGTAACTAATCGTACATCTAAGGGTGGTAGTATGTTCTTACCGCCAGCTGGCAACGTTCAGAAAAAGGACTATATCTACGAAGATAAAGGTTACCAGCTTGATGTGCAATTCGATAAGTTCTTCATGACAGGTAATGTAGAAAATTACTTTATCTATGGTGCTTCATATTCGGACAAAGATATTAAAAACGTTAATAACGAATATAACTCAATCAGTGCAGACCAAGTTATCTTCTATATTCCTTCAGCATCAGAAAGAAAGTATGGATTTTTTGCACAAAATGAAATGACGATCGGAAATTGGATGATTACTCCGGGGGTTCGTTTTGACGGCTTTGAAACGGATCCTGGTGATACAAGCCAAAACCCAAGTGGAAACCCTGAAGAAGCTTATGCAAAATATTCAGACTCAGCTGTAACTGGACGCTTAGGTACAACTTACACGCTTAATGACGAAAATAAGATCTTCGGTCAAATTAGCCAAGGATTCAGAGCTCCTGATTTCCAAGAGCTTTACTATTCATTTGGTAATCCAGCTCACGGTTATGTTAATGCCCCTAACCCAGATTTAGAAGCTGAAGAAAGTATTTCATACGAGCTAGGTTGGCGCCACAACACAAATTATTCATCAAGTGAAATCGCTATCTTCTACAGCGACTATGATAACTTTATTGATACTCAGCCTGTTAGTGGTTCTGGCTCTCCTATGGATCCGACAGTCTATAAGAATATCAACATTGATGAAGCAGTAATCAAAGGTATCGAGGCTTCAAACACGTTGTCTTGGAATAGCTTCATGCCGGTACAAGGTGTGAGTACCCGTGTTGCAGCTACGTACACAGAAGGTGAAGACGGTGAAGGTAACCCTCTTAACAGTGTGAATCCTTGGAATGCTGTAGTTGGATTTAACTATGATGCTCCTTCAGCGTTATGGGGTACATCACTTAACATTAGTTATACAGCTGGCAAGAAGTCTAGTGATATAAATAGCGCGGGTCTTAAAGACGAAATTCTACCGACTGATTCTGCAACAGTAGTTGACCTAACTGCATACTACTTGCCGATGAAGGACCTTACGCTTAGAGCTGGTCTTTTCAACGTTACGGATGAAGAGTACTATTCATGGAATGATGTTCGTGGATTCTCACAAGAAGATAAAGATTACACGCAAGCTGGTCGTAACTGGTCAGTCACCGCTAAATACGAATTCTAATTCGTTAGAAAGCTGAACCACAGAAACGTATACAGCAGATACTAAAAAGCCAGCTAAACGCTGGCTTTTATTATTTCACTAAAAATTGTATAGAAAAGGGATAAAGTGAAATTACTTCTCTGCCATCTCTTTCTTAACCATTACTGCAGCAGCAATGATGAAAGTGATAATTAGGCCTAGTTCCATGATTAACTCCAAAGAAAATTAACATTAAACATATAATTCGCGAGCATGATAACAACAACCGATACAGAATGATACTTTTTAACCACTAATTCACTTTTTATTCGATTTAGATCAAAAAAGATGCCCTAAAGCATCTTTTTGTATATTAATCATTCATGAAACTACTAGATCAACCAGGGAAACCATTAGGGTTCGTTGACTGCCAGCGCCATGTATCTTCCGTCATTTCAGTCAATGTACGCGTCGCATTCCAGCCCAGCTCTTTCTGAGCTTTAGCAGGGTCTGCCCAACATTCTGCGATATCACCAGGGCGACGATCGACCAGTTTATAAGGGACTTGTTTACCGCTCGCTTTCTCGAACGCTTTAACCATATCTAATACACTCGAACCGTTACCAGTGCCAAGGTTGTAGATATGAAGACCGTCTTTACGCCCTACTTTCTCAAGCGCTGCAATATGGCCATCAGACAGATCCATGACGTGAATGTAATCACGAACACCAGTCCCATCTTTTGTTGGATAATCGCTACCAAATACCGATAGGAATTCACGGCGGCCCACGGCTACTTGAGAGACAAATGGCATTAGGTTATTTGGAATACCTTGCGGGTCTTCACCTAGCTCACCACTTGGGTGTGAACCTACTGGGTTAAAGTAACGCAGCAGTGTAATGCTCCAATCTGGATTGGCTTTTTGGAAATCGGTTAAGCACTCTTCAACCATTAGCTTACTACGACCGTAAGGATTGGTCGCGCTTGTTGGAAAATCTTCTGTGATAGGCACACTCGCAGGATCGCCGTAGACCGTTGCTGAAGAGCTGAATACTAAGGTTTTCACACCAGCGTCACGCATTGCATCAACAAGAACTAACGTACCGTTCACGTTATTGTCATAGTATTCAAGTGGCTTAGCCACAGATTCACCAACCGCCTTTAGACCAGCGAAATGAATAACGGCTTCAATGTTGTGTTGCTTCATGGTTTCAGTCAAAAGCGCTTTATCACGAACGTCACCTTCAATGAAATTAGGGCGAACACCAGATACTTTTTCGATACGCTCTAGAACGCTTGGTTTACTGTTATACAAGCTATCAAAAAGTACAGGTGTCATTCCTGCGTTGATCATCTGGATACTTGTATGGCTACCGATGTAACCCATGCCACCTGTAACTAAAACATTCATGTTTAGCAGACCTTTTAATTAAAAATATTCAACCTATCACTTATGATACAACAACTTAGGTAGAGGTCACAAACGCCTACGGCTATTAACTATCACGAGAGAACACAAATTGACCTTTTCCTTTGCGTTTTGCTTGGTACATCGCCTCATCGGCAACCTTTAGGATCACGTCTATATCACGCTCTGAACCATCA from Vibrio splendidus encodes:
- a CDS encoding DUF3693 domain-containing protein, whose product is MYQNKLLDAYKEAQNYVQDKQIAHDLALSRQKISAIRSGARYLTETEALFIAERIGLSEEEVLVYLAADRSKNHKAQVAWQNIAKKFNGLNMSGVSMACGGLALWMVPTQEALAQCVLCTLC
- the yciH gene encoding stress response translation initiation inhibitor YciH encodes the protein MSLVYSTETGRIKPEEEKVQRPKGDGIVRIQKETKGRKGKGVSIVTGLDLDDAPLKLMAAELKKVCGCGGSVKDGNIEIQGDARDKLKAHLEKKGYKVKFAGG
- a CDS encoding DUF3319 domain-containing protein; translated protein: MANSIYRSVHLQSMDANNTIWRAKLKNNVIQGNLAAVKKSIDWWIDTASIIDPKEFTALNKSRGTGGLTENFNGYQIKNDTGEPNAWYCMFNGRLIKGGKIAIQRHIEAYLLAKQKAEQQKK
- a CDS encoding tyrosine-type recombinase/integrase is translated as MRKKVPILTDSVTINSFVEKLNRHATIEIIDELTGYQYSRNSLLGIYSDWNRYHAFCTKNRINTLPASITAVRRFLETESSDRKYASLKRYTATLSLLHTVLSFANPIKHRQVRFALLHLQAQMAGDAKQTNAMTSTHLAELNTLLSNEKSSLKEIRDIAIYNVMFECALKRSELKALSMGNVECVENDYQITIKDSVYRLSQVASAALQRWFAFTGTQDELPVFRAIDKHENISLQPLDDSSIYRILRSASDLLQLAENHHFSGNSIRVGAAQELSKQGLKVREIQDFGRWLSPAMPAQYVGYSGTAESEKMKFKTLVPWQ
- a CDS encoding D-alanine--D-alanine ligase, with the translated sequence MNTINILLLCGGGSSEHEVSLVSANYLFEQLNSVADFNVVRVEIKNEGWCLDSGELVYLDINNQTLRGDNLESKVDFIAPCIHGFPGETGDIQSLFEMAKIPYLGCGSEASNNSFNKITSKLWYDALGIPNTPYLFLSDNNDQAHSQATQAFENWGKVFVKAARQGSSVGCYQVNQVEDLSEAINKAFTFSDQVLVEKSVVPRELEVAAYEIDGELHISKPGEVIAPNGAFYSYEEKYSSDSHSITEVEANNLTDEQLELIADSARKVFTQMKLRHLSRIDFFLTQDNEIYLNEVNTFPGMTPISMFPKMVEHDGHKFSQFLENCVRTSIS
- a CDS encoding SPOR domain-containing protein — protein: MKKFAIVTLPLLLAACVSDDYVTNVTSDSYQEEYKTAKVEAPVVSQSEQTGVVEENVVNVIRTEPVEQKVTQTTKAKPVAVVTGPTKKQQDMNQRFGYTVQVVAVGSQSKVDSFVKMLPTTSQPVWENYKMVNGTKWFTVLYGDYATRLEAKKAISTLPTTFQNLKPFVKSIDDIKNSEYPTLNKLN
- a CDS encoding bifunctional acetate--CoA ligase family protein/GNAT family N-acetyltransferase → MNHLDPLLKPRSIAVVGASQRETRAGYIVMNNLLHGDFKGAVMPVTPKYDSVAGVLSYKNILSLPIVPDLAILCTNATRNVAIFEELAEKGIASVIVLSSDMQQQSDNGETYDARCLAIAKKHNIRVLGSNSLGIIVPWLNLNASFSPVTALPGKIAFVSQSAAVCTTILDWANDKEIGFSAFISIGNGSDIEFSELLDYLSTDSHTEAILLYVDSITDARRFISAARAASRNRRILVLKGGRTAKGRAAAMAHTGGADTLDIIYDSAIRRSGMLRVKNLHELFAAVETLTHSVPLRGERLAIVTNGGGPAIMAVDTLFDRGGKLAELSEDTLDKLSKVLPSSWSHSNPIDIVGDAGDQRYIDTINILLDGDEADAILIMHSPSAVAHSAKTAERIIEAIKKHPRHKRFNILTNWSGELTARPARKLFTEAGFPTYRTPESSVVAFMHLVEYRRNQRQLMETPTTAEKVHIEDLADAKNWIERQLLDKETVSLDTHQNSQFFKHFNLDVLPTWIASDPSEAVHIAETIGYPVAVKLRSPDIAHKSDVQGVMLNLRNSSEVANAAQAILDRSQLSFPTAHIHGLLIQGMAKLAGGQELRVKVTTDETFGPIILLGQGGSEWDESIDAAAAFPPLNMTLARYLIIRAIKSGKIRLQKLPNPIDIEGLSELLVRISQMVVDCPEIHDLDIHPVLANGDKFTILDADIILKAYEGDPQERLAIRPYPVELEENIVLKDGTEVLLRPILPEDEPLHADFINRVSKEDLYKRFFSDVGEFNHEALANFTQIDFDREIAFVVVRKEQGVPAIIGVSRALINPENTDAEFAILIRSDLKGVGLGRILMTKVIDYCRAKQTKQMSGMTMPTNRGMLTLAQKLGFELDISFEDGTADMVLPLL
- a CDS encoding LysR family transcriptional regulator; amino-acid sequence: MHSPITLEALHILDAIDRRGSFAAAANELDRAPSSLSYQIQKLEQDLDIMIFDRSGHRANFTEAGQLILEQGRIILGATEQLVNDASILANGWELDLTIAFDGIIPIANFFPLVDELGKISKTRVRLQEEILAGCWESLTDGRADLLVCPKLDTIPNDMKSDIIGKMEMVWVAATNHYVHKRSGDFDQKARESYRVIAIADTARDQPALSRNILEKQPRLTVTSFPAKVEALTTGLGIGTLPSSIAKPLIESGVLQQISGTEPQPIDIVMAWRRNKMGDAKSWCIQHLKKTWALK
- a CDS encoding TonB-dependent hemoglobin/transferrin/lactoferrin family receptor, which gives rise to MYKQSLLSASIVLALSSTSAFADDYALFDEVVVSSTRTNQQLEDVAASVTVINDKDIEKNMVTDVNDLFKYTPGVTVTTNSRQGIQGINIRGMEGNRVKVIVDGVSQTSQFTPSGTQSYNFINSSRVDIDTDMLKSVEIVKGAASSLYGSDAIGGIAAFETKDPSDFLKGKDFGGHAKFNYSSSDNTFSESVALANRIGDLETLVAYTRRDGEQTENFGTPNEQDTQNNNLLVKLQYQLNEQHRLEFSGNFIENSGDTDLNSSSYTGYTGEDSTSQQQIGIKHIWDANLAFADTVTWQADWLSKEENGVTNRTSKGGSMFLPPAGNVQKKDYIYEDKGYQLDVQFDKFFMTGNVENYFIYGASYSDKDIKNVNNEYNSISADQVIFYIPSASERKYGFFAQNEMTIGNWMITPGVRFDGFETDPGDTSQNPSGNPEEAYAKYSDSAVTGRLGTTYTLNDENKIFGQISQGFRAPDFQELYYSFGNPAHGYVNAPNPDLEAEESISYELGWRHNTNYSSSEIAIFYSDYDNFIDTQPVSGSGSPMDPTVYKNINIDEAVIKGIEASNTLSWNSFMPVQGVSTRVAATYTEGEDGEGNPLNSVNPWNAVVGFNYDAPSALWGTSLNISYTAGKKSSDINSAGLKDEILPTDSATVVDLTAYYLPMKDLTLRAGLFNVTDEEYYSWNDVRGFSQEDKDYTQAGRNWSVTAKYEF